One part of the Arthrobacter tumbae genome encodes these proteins:
- a CDS encoding DoxX family protein, with protein sequence MNNATLTTTARTVLRVVVGFLFAAHGWQKFNEWTIAGTTAAFGDMGIPMAEIAAPVIATLELVGGIALILGLLTRPVAVLLALDMLGALVLVHISAGVFVANNGYELVLLLGAAALALALVGPGRASADYALFGRRNSRVSALA encoded by the coding sequence ATGAACAACGCCACCCTGACCACCACTGCCCGTACCGTGCTTCGCGTCGTCGTCGGCTTCCTTTTCGCCGCACACGGCTGGCAGAAGTTCAACGAGTGGACCATTGCCGGCACCACCGCCGCCTTCGGTGACATGGGCATCCCCATGGCCGAGATCGCCGCCCCCGTGATTGCCACGCTCGAACTTGTTGGAGGAATCGCCCTGATCCTGGGCCTCCTCACCCGCCCCGTCGCGGTGCTGCTGGCCCTCGACATGCTGGGCGCACTGGTCCTGGTGCACATCTCCGCCGGAGTCTTCGTTGCGAACAACGGCTACGAGCTGGTGCTGCTGCTCGGTGCCGCCGCCCTGGCCCTCGCACTGGTTGGACCGGGCCGCGCCTCAGCTGACTACGCGCTGTTCGGCCGCCGGAACTCACGCGTGAGTGCGCTCGCGTAA
- a CDS encoding FadR/GntR family transcriptional regulator: protein MARTSLAESVFEEILERIISGAYPPGDFLPSEAELAASTDVSRLTVREALKKLQAQNVVQVRRGLGTYVNPSAQWTDLQAILRSATAASASPDVSLRLLEIRGMVEIGAAELAALHATEEDLSRMDAANAALQVAHEAGDLDAVTTADLAFHEAVFRASANPFIPVILGPLGKLLYSMRRETSSFLEVQKHALEHHALVLDAIRTGDADVAGKAMQAHINQTYDDYEHFIHHNDQHQEQR from the coding sequence GTGGCGCGCACTTCGCTGGCTGAGTCGGTCTTCGAGGAGATCCTTGAGCGCATCATCAGCGGTGCCTATCCACCCGGGGACTTCCTGCCGTCTGAGGCTGAACTCGCGGCATCCACCGACGTGAGCCGGTTGACGGTGCGGGAGGCACTGAAGAAACTCCAGGCCCAGAATGTGGTGCAGGTGCGGCGCGGACTCGGCACTTACGTCAACCCGAGTGCCCAGTGGACGGATCTTCAGGCCATCCTGCGCTCCGCAACCGCGGCGTCTGCTTCCCCCGACGTCTCACTCCGGCTTCTGGAAATTCGGGGCATGGTGGAGATCGGGGCCGCCGAGCTTGCTGCCCTGCACGCCACTGAAGAGGACCTGTCCCGCATGGATGCGGCAAACGCTGCACTGCAGGTTGCGCATGAGGCGGGCGACCTCGACGCCGTGACCACCGCAGATTTAGCTTTCCACGAAGCAGTCTTCCGGGCCTCGGCAAACCCCTTCATTCCGGTCATTCTTGGCCCCCTCGGCAAGCTGCTGTACAGCATGCGGCGAGAGACGTCGTCGTTTCTTGAAGTGCAGAAGCACGCCCTTGAGCACCACGCGCTGGTGCTTGACGCGATCCGGACCGGCGATGCCGACGTTGCGGGAAAAGCGATGCAGGCCCACATCAATCAGACCTATGACGACTACGAACACTTCATTCATCACAACGATCAGCATCAGGAGCAACGGTGA
- a CDS encoding LmeA family phospholipid-binding protein, whose protein sequence is MELTRAKDWLIGAVGMILVLGITIAILWWVVSDPADGSEAESVRPPTVGTPDDVPPDAAPPDGLRDDETWLADLELDAGTVVTAGSTLRDIQAVGQDVVTGPDGLVAARLSVDATVPFEVVAEELGSGTVVRAADDGQAAVVRTVEALGRELRVVATGTVEVEGGSLVVEPRSIDIGGPDFFSDAIGAVVRSLVTIEHEIEGLPEGLELQDVTVQDDGFRANLQGEDVRLAS, encoded by the coding sequence ATGGAGTTGACGCGTGCGAAGGACTGGCTGATTGGCGCCGTTGGGATGATTCTCGTCCTGGGCATCACGATTGCGATCCTCTGGTGGGTAGTGAGCGACCCGGCGGATGGGTCCGAGGCAGAGTCCGTGCGGCCACCGACCGTGGGTACGCCCGACGACGTGCCTCCGGACGCAGCTCCACCGGACGGCCTGCGCGACGACGAGACGTGGCTCGCTGACCTCGAGCTGGACGCCGGAACAGTGGTGACCGCCGGCTCGACGCTTCGCGACATACAGGCTGTCGGGCAGGACGTGGTCACGGGTCCGGACGGGCTGGTCGCGGCACGGCTCTCGGTAGACGCCACTGTGCCGTTCGAGGTGGTCGCCGAAGAACTTGGAAGCGGGACCGTGGTGCGCGCCGCCGACGACGGCCAGGCCGCCGTCGTTCGCACGGTCGAGGCACTGGGACGCGAACTCCGGGTCGTAGCCACCGGCACGGTCGAGGTCGAGGGCGGCAGTCTCGTTGTTGAGCCCCGCTCGATCGACATCGGCGGCCCTGACTTTTTCTCTGACGCCATCGGTGCCGTCGTGCGCAGCCTTGTCACCATCGAGCACGAGATCGAAGGACTGCCCGAGGGGCTTGAGCTGCAGGACGTCACCGTTCAGGACGATGGTTTCCGAGCCAATCTGCAGGGCGAAGACGTTCGATTGGCTTCGTAA
- a CDS encoding GntP family permease yields MDIQLLLALVLGIATIIILVLRTRLDAFVALLIAALVTGLVAGQAPLEIVSAITTGFGNTLASIGIVIGLGVGIGKILEVSGAANSLALAFLKLFGKGREPWAMGSVGALVSIPVFCDSGYVIMNPLARSIARVKRAGYITLALALGCGMTLTHHLVPPTPGPLAVAGILGADLGALILAGLVFTVILLPVVVFYARWIGPKIEPGMNETVREMVYGSTAARSGGRTGTALADHSDGHSDDSMPTLEDSDSLQGSSIEVDNNTLGTPPAGAKPHKVGAFMASLPLLVPLVLIILNTVSGAIDQNNQGVVGTDEYEPSAWVVPLAFIGNPVVALVIGVLLAVYVLLPRWTPRSKVQGWFAEAAASAGLILLITGAGGALGQVLRSSGVGDALAEAIAATPLPAFLVPFLIATLVRIAQGSGTVAMITAASVTAPLVSSLGIDPVVAALACTAGSMVFSYFNDSYFWVVTRFAGLDGTAALKGWSGITTAVWAGSIPLLFIANVILG; encoded by the coding sequence GTGGACATACAACTACTTCTGGCGCTGGTTCTTGGAATCGCGACCATCATCATCCTTGTGCTGAGAACGCGCCTTGATGCGTTCGTGGCACTGCTTATCGCCGCCCTGGTGACCGGTCTTGTGGCCGGGCAGGCGCCGCTGGAGATTGTTTCGGCCATCACCACCGGATTCGGCAACACCCTTGCGTCCATCGGAATCGTGATCGGTCTGGGCGTGGGCATTGGAAAGATTCTTGAGGTGTCAGGTGCCGCCAACTCCCTGGCTCTTGCATTCCTGAAACTGTTCGGCAAGGGACGCGAGCCCTGGGCAATGGGAAGCGTCGGAGCGCTCGTCTCCATTCCCGTGTTCTGCGACTCCGGCTACGTAATCATGAATCCGCTGGCCCGCTCCATCGCCAGAGTGAAGCGCGCCGGTTACATCACACTGGCACTGGCGTTGGGCTGCGGCATGACCCTCACCCACCACCTTGTGCCGCCTACCCCCGGGCCGCTCGCCGTCGCGGGCATCCTTGGCGCTGACCTTGGCGCCCTGATTCTCGCAGGCCTCGTCTTCACAGTCATCCTGCTGCCTGTCGTGGTTTTCTACGCGAGGTGGATTGGGCCCAAAATCGAACCCGGGATGAATGAGACCGTCCGTGAAATGGTCTATGGATCCACAGCGGCACGATCGGGCGGCCGGACCGGCACTGCGCTTGCAGACCATTCCGACGGTCACTCTGACGACTCCATGCCCACGCTGGAAGATTCGGACAGCTTGCAGGGATCCTCTATCGAGGTGGACAACAACACCCTCGGTACGCCTCCCGCAGGAGCCAAGCCTCACAAAGTCGGCGCGTTCATGGCGTCCCTCCCGCTGCTCGTGCCGCTGGTGCTCATCATTCTCAACACGGTGAGTGGTGCGATCGACCAGAATAACCAAGGCGTTGTCGGTACCGATGAGTACGAGCCCTCCGCATGGGTGGTTCCGCTGGCATTCATCGGTAACCCGGTAGTGGCGCTCGTCATCGGCGTCCTCCTGGCTGTCTATGTTCTGCTGCCACGCTGGACTCCGCGCTCGAAGGTGCAGGGCTGGTTCGCAGAAGCTGCCGCGTCAGCCGGTCTCATCCTGCTCATCACCGGTGCCGGTGGTGCGCTCGGACAGGTCCTGCGTAGCTCCGGAGTCGGCGATGCCCTCGCCGAAGCGATTGCTGCGACGCCTCTGCCCGCCTTCCTTGTTCCGTTCCTGATTGCGACGCTCGTGCGGATCGCGCAGGGCTCAGGCACCGTTGCCATGATCACCGCGGCATCCGTCACGGCACCACTTGTCAGTTCGCTCGGCATCGATCCGGTCGTCGCCGCGCTTGCCTGCACGGCCGGGTCAATGGTGTTCAGCTACTTCAACGATTCCTATTTCTGGGTGGTCACCCGCTTCGCAGGCCTGGACGGCACCGCAGCATTGAAGGGCTGGTCGGGAATTACGACGGCGGTGTGGGCCGGCTCGATCCCGCTCCTGTTCATCGCGAACGTCATCCTTGGCTGA
- a CDS encoding SDR family NAD(P)-dependent oxidoreductase: MTESAAFPSTRTAVLTGAASARGIGRATANRLAGEGWNIGILDIDGAAAEEAAADIAQRHGVQAIGVATDVSDEASVDAAISRIEAELPPIVALANLAGISSPTEFMQETKEAWERVFAVNMTGTFLVTQRVLHGMIERKLGRVVSISSISAQRGGGTYSKVAYSASKAGIIGFTRALAREMGEHGITVNSIAPGPVDTDIMGGTLSEDRKRDMSKDILVGRVGTVDEMAALISFLVGPDAGFITAATYDINGGLQVS; this comes from the coding sequence GTGACCGAATCAGCAGCATTCCCCTCAACCCGCACAGCGGTACTCACAGGCGCGGCTTCCGCGCGCGGAATCGGTCGTGCGACGGCCAACCGGCTGGCGGGCGAGGGCTGGAACATTGGGATCCTTGACATCGACGGAGCCGCTGCGGAAGAGGCAGCGGCGGATATCGCTCAGCGGCACGGCGTACAGGCAATCGGTGTTGCTACTGACGTTTCCGATGAGGCTTCCGTTGACGCAGCGATCAGCCGGATCGAAGCCGAGTTGCCGCCCATCGTGGCGCTGGCGAACCTTGCGGGGATCAGCTCCCCCACCGAGTTCATGCAGGAAACGAAGGAGGCCTGGGAGAGGGTCTTCGCGGTCAATATGACGGGCACGTTCCTCGTGACGCAGCGGGTGCTGCACGGGATGATTGAGCGGAAGCTCGGGCGTGTGGTGAGCATTTCGTCGATCTCCGCCCAGCGTGGAGGGGGCACCTATTCCAAGGTGGCCTACAGTGCGTCGAAGGCCGGGATCATCGGATTCACCCGCGCGCTTGCACGGGAAATGGGCGAGCACGGCATCACGGTCAATAGTATTGCGCCGGGACCGGTTGACACCGACATCATGGGCGGAACCCTGAGCGAAGATCGGAAGCGGGACATGTCGAAGGACATCCTGGTTGGCCGGGTGGGCACCGTGGATGAGATGGCTGCCCTCATCTCCTTCCTGGTGGGCCCTGATGCCGGCTTCATCACCGCCGCTACTTACGATATCAACGGCGGCCTGCAGGTTTCCTGA
- a CDS encoding NADPH-dependent F420 reductase has translation MTSFTIFGKGNMGSAIASVVAAGGSSVEHIDSSSTGATVTGDVVVLAVPYPALKDIVAQYGDQLSGKIVVDITNPLNFETFDSLVVAADSSAAAELASALPSSKVVKAFNTNFAATLGSKTVGQNQTTVLIAGNDTDAKNTLADAVKAGGVDAVDAGSLTRARELEAIGFLQLTLAAGEKIQWTSGFALVR, from the coding sequence ATGACTTCGTTCACCATCTTCGGCAAGGGCAACATGGGCAGCGCCATCGCAAGCGTTGTCGCAGCAGGCGGCTCATCCGTCGAGCACATCGACTCATCCAGCACCGGCGCTACCGTCACCGGCGACGTCGTCGTTCTGGCAGTCCCCTACCCCGCCCTCAAGGACATCGTGGCGCAGTACGGTGACCAGCTGTCCGGCAAGATCGTCGTCGACATCACCAACCCGCTGAACTTCGAAACCTTCGATTCACTCGTGGTTGCTGCTGACAGCTCCGCCGCCGCTGAGCTTGCGTCCGCACTTCCATCCTCGAAGGTCGTCAAGGCCTTCAACACCAACTTCGCGGCGACCCTCGGTTCCAAGACCGTCGGTCAGAACCAGACCACCGTGCTCATCGCCGGGAACGACACCGACGCCAAGAACACCCTCGCCGACGCCGTCAAGGCCGGCGGAGTGGACGCCGTCGACGCCGGTTCCCTCACCCGCGCACGCGAGCTCGAAGCTATCGGATTCCTGCAGCTGACCCTCGCTGCCGGCGAGAAGATCCAGTGGACCAGCGGATTCGCTCTCGTTCGCTAG
- a CDS encoding MarR family winged helix-turn-helix transcriptional regulator, which produces MTRWLSKDEQDVWKRMAAVLELLPAALDGQLTRDEDLTHFEYFVLASLSEVPGRTLRITALASQTNATLPRLSRVLTGLEKKAFVERSECSEDRRAKNVTLTETGWDKLVDAAPGHVEYVRGMVFDQLTPEQVAQLSEITTQLLKTLDPEGRMFASLGK; this is translated from the coding sequence ATGACGCGATGGCTCAGCAAGGATGAACAGGACGTATGGAAGCGCATGGCGGCTGTGCTCGAGTTGCTGCCGGCGGCGCTCGATGGGCAGCTGACACGTGATGAGGATCTGACGCACTTCGAATACTTTGTTTTGGCGTCACTGTCCGAGGTGCCCGGGCGGACGTTGCGTATTACGGCGCTGGCGTCTCAGACCAATGCCACGCTTCCGCGGCTTTCCAGGGTGTTGACGGGTCTGGAAAAGAAGGCGTTTGTGGAGCGGAGCGAGTGCAGCGAAGACCGACGGGCCAAGAACGTGACGCTGACCGAAACGGGGTGGGACAAGCTGGTGGACGCTGCTCCCGGCCACGTTGAGTACGTGCGCGGGATGGTTTTCGATCAGCTCACGCCCGAGCAAGTTGCGCAGCTGTCGGAGATCACCACCCAGCTGTTGAAGACGCTCGATCCCGAGGGGCGGATGTTCGCTTCGTTGGGGAAGTAG